The Geotrypetes seraphini chromosome 2, aGeoSer1.1, whole genome shotgun sequence genome contains the following window.
CGAGGAGCTGCAGACGCAGCGCGTGATGGCCAACGTGCGCGAGCGCCAGCGGACCCAGTCCCTGAACGAGGCGTTCGCCGCCCTGCGCAAGATCATCCCCACCCTGCCCTCGGACAAGCTGAGCAAGATCCAGACCCTCAAGCTGGCGGCCAGGTACATCGACTTCCTCTATCAGGTCTTACAGAGCGACGAGCTGGACTCCAAAATGGCAAGCTGCAGCTATGTGGCCCACGAGAGGCTAAGCTACGCCTTCTCGGTCTGGAGGATGGAGGGAGCCTGGTCCATGTCCACCTCCCACTAGGAACGGCGAAAGGGAAGGACGCTCGCAGGTAGGTCGCCCGC
Protein-coding sequences here:
- the TWIST1 gene encoding twist-related protein 1, translating into MMQDESSSPVSPADDSVSNSEEELDRQQGGKRGGRKRRSASRKPAEEPESPGTGKRGKKASGGGGGGGGSSSTGSSPQSYEELQTQRVMANVRERQRTQSLNEAFAALRKIIPTLPSDKLSKIQTLKLAARYIDFLYQVLQSDELDSKMASCSYVAHERLSYAFSVWRMEGAWSMSTSH